AATTCATTTTTCCGATATAGTCAAAGATATTTTCAATTGATTGTTTTATATCCTGAATGAAATCAATATCGTGTCTTTTAGACATATATTAAATTATTTTTCAGTTCCTCTTTCATTTCTTTTTTAACTCGCTCCACCCTTATCCCTTCTAACCCATCAGGAGTAATCACATCTACCGCTTTACCTAATTTCTGCTCTAAATATTCGCAAAAATCTACAAATTCTAAACCAATGGGTTTGGAAAATTTCACAAATATATCTACATCGCTATCTATATTTGATTTGTTTTTTACTGTTGAACCAAAAACACCAATTTTCTGAACACCATATTTATTTATCAGATATGGCAATTCTTTTTTAAGTATACTGATTGCATTTTTTCTATTCATAATTTACAAGTTAGCACTCACTTCATTCGTGCATACGAATTATCGCAAATTCTTATTCACATGAACATTTGATTTCTTCTTTCTGATAGAATGACATATTTAGTTGTATAGATTATACAAAAAAATAAAAAAATTGCAATAAAAAAATGACCACACCAC
This Elusimicrobiota bacterium DNA region includes the following protein-coding sequences:
- a CDS encoding nucleotidyltransferase domain-containing protein, producing the protein MNRKNAISILKKELPYLINKYGVQKIGVFGSTVKNKSNIDSDVDIFVKFSKPIGLEFVDFCEYLEQKLGKAVDVITPDGLEGIRVERVKKEMKEELKNNLIYV